The following are from one region of the Halorussus rarus genome:
- the aglJ gene encoding S-layer glycoprotein N-glycosyltransferase AglJ, producing the protein MADREDVCVLIPTLNEAETIGDVIDGFTSRGFENVLVVDGNSTDGTTDEAREHSARVMQQSGTGKGQAIREAVRHIDAEYVLMLDGDGTYRPEDADVMLEPLLEGRYEHVIGNRFADMEDGAMSRLNRFGNGMFNRVFRHIHGENFEDILSGYRAFTRESMENFYLDADGFGVETEMAVECVKHDVATTVVPIRYEARPNGSDTNLHPIRDGGVILLTLYQLAKTSNPLFYFGSVGVLSGLFGVAVAAYVGYEWFVKVPRESHEVLAIVAAFGILFGVQLVMFGVLSDLIVTLHREQMRRLD; encoded by the coding sequence ATGGCCGACCGCGAGGACGTCTGCGTGCTCATCCCGACGCTGAACGAGGCCGAGACGATCGGCGACGTGATCGACGGGTTCACGAGTCGCGGATTCGAGAACGTCCTCGTCGTCGACGGGAACTCGACCGACGGGACGACGGACGAGGCCCGCGAGCACAGCGCGCGCGTGATGCAGCAGTCCGGCACCGGGAAGGGACAGGCGATCCGAGAGGCGGTCCGGCACATCGACGCCGAGTACGTGCTGATGCTCGACGGCGACGGGACCTACCGACCTGAGGACGCCGACGTGATGCTCGAACCGCTCCTGGAGGGGCGGTACGAACACGTCATCGGCAACCGCTTCGCGGACATGGAGGACGGTGCGATGAGCCGACTCAACCGATTCGGCAACGGGATGTTCAACCGGGTGTTCCGCCACATCCACGGCGAGAACTTCGAGGACATCCTGAGCGGCTACCGGGCGTTCACCCGCGAATCGATGGAGAATTTCTACCTCGACGCCGACGGATTCGGGGTCGAGACGGAGATGGCGGTCGAGTGCGTCAAGCACGACGTGGCCACGACGGTCGTCCCCATCCGGTACGAGGCCCGGCCCAACGGGTCGGACACCAACCTCCACCCGATCCGGGACGGCGGAGTCATCCTGCTCACGCTCTACCAGCTGGCAAAGACGAGCAACCCGCTGTTCTACTTCGGAAGCGTCGGCGTGCTGAGCGGGCTGTTCGGGGTCGCCGTGGCGGCCTACGTCGGATACGAGTGGTTCGTGAAAGTCCCCCGCGAGAGCCACGAAGTGCTGGCGATCGTCGCGGCGTTCGGCATCCTGTTCGGGGTGCAACT